A region from the Hypomesus transpacificus isolate Combined female chromosome 11, fHypTra1, whole genome shotgun sequence genome encodes:
- the srd5a2b gene encoding 3-oxo-5-alpha-steroid 4-dehydrogenase 2b, translating to MMHCWENGIHVLCWGLILGGAGHLVGVRTSQASYGRYLGVSTTARKIPARVAWFFQELPALLVPLLLLLLTSSRPSGLGRHLLLGTFCLHYFQRVFVYSLLTKGQPFPLDVMLTAALFCTVNGFLQAHYLLHCAQYEDGWASDCRFVTGLMIFIIGMAINIHSDYILRNLRKSGEVVYKIPKGGLFEYVSGANYFGEILEWFGYAMATWSFPTLSFALFSLCFIGPRAYHHHRFYHEHFKDYPRLRKALIPFIF from the exons ATGATGCACTGCTGGGAAAACGGCATCCACGTCCTCTGTTGGGGGCTGATCCTGGGGGGCGCAGGCCACCTGGTGGGGGTCAGAACGTCCCAGGCTTCCTACGGACGCTACCTAGGCGTCTCCACCACTGCCAGGAAGATACCAGCCCGGGTGGCCTGGTTCTTCCAGGAGCTTCCAGCTCTTCTGGtacccctgctgctgctgctgctcaccAGCAGCAGACCCTCTGGCCTGGGGAGACACCTGCTCCTTGGAACCTTCTGCCTTCACTACTTCCAAAG GGTTTTTGTGTATTCCCTGCTAACCAAGGGTCAGCCCTTTCCCTTGGATGTGATGCTGACAGCTGCCCTGTTCTGCACTGTGAATGGGTTTCTGCAAGCACATTATCTGCTACACTGTGCCCAGTATGAGGATGGCTGGGCGTCCGACTGCCGTTTTGTGACGG GTTTGATGATATTTATCATCGGAATGGCCATCAACATCCACAGCGACTATATTCTACGCAACCTACGGAAATCAGGAGAGGTTGTGTACAAGATTCCTAAAG GAGGCCTGTTTGAGTATGTGTCTGGAGCTAACTACTTTGGGGAGATCTTGGAATGGTTTGGTTACGCCATGGCCACCTGGTCATTCCCAACGCTCTCATTCGCCCTGTTCAGTTTGTGCTTCATTGGCCCACGGGCATACCATCATCACAG GTTTTACCATGAACACTTCAAAGATTATCCCAGGTTAAGAAAAGCTCTGATTCCATTCATCTTTTGA
- the mkks gene encoding McKusick-Kaufman/Bardet-Biedl syndromes putative chaperonin — protein sequence MSRLSKKSPSVCTDCPLSNSEIYRKMCLMWQILSSSFGPKGRLKQVHNNVGGHVLTTSTSSVLLQAVPSSEPLLKLITASILNHVSRFSDCGLFTGILCFSLIHQARESGLRGSVAIKVYRQILGMCTSYLNQEVCSCKVKIDYSSSQSLVTLAHTVISSKPACMLTEGELQHVSTLTVQAFLLGVPCSSPGKVCLGRTMTVPIEGQPVLHSVVFPGLLVEAPDMLSLTNVDNLSVGLRLVLFNVSLSGDLAGLGEGTVEVQPGADPESDVLDQLLKLGEQAVKENVVVFACQKVIHPVLQHYLRRHNVVVIERLGVTQVEPILQMTGAQPVSTFYSPIPPGAYGQVKGVTVKQFGSKQMLHLLPVGEPVVCTMVLCHRNETMLNELKVACGKAERVLRLTLREPSALLGGGCTETHLAAHIRHKSQEGGAESACAVGCSNAEYLLGMQAFCCSLESVARSLEHEGGECLIDLSHAHRWTAPKDEATQGGWGCVASACGCGLLENRPGLEWTPLNCHYLEFPPAGVIRRSTAKPRLLDSFTAKLNALQVAVETANLVLDIRYIIQDVN from the exons ATGTCTCGACTCTCCAAAAAATCACCATCTGTTTGCACTGATTGTCCGTTGAGTAACAGTGAAATCTATCGTAAAATGTGCCTTATGTGGCAGATCCTCTCGTCTTCTTTCGGACCCAAAGGCAGACTAAAGCAAGTACACAACAACGTGGGAGGACACGTCTTAACAACTTCTACGTCTTCTGTGCTCCTTCAAGCCGTTCCTTCATCGGAACCTTTGCTCAAACTTATCACAGCTTCGATTCTTAATCATGTGTCGCGTTTTAGTGACTGTGGTTTGTTTACTGGCATTCTTTGCTTTTCCCTCATTCACCAAGCGAGGGAGTCTGGTCTGAGGGGAAGCGTTGCAATAAAAGTGTACAGACAAATACTGGGAATGTGTACCAGTTATCTTAATCAGGAAGTATGCTCTTGTAAAGTCAAAATAGACTACTCCAGCAGCCAGAGTTTGGTAACTTTAGCCCACACTGTAATATCCAGCAAACCAGCTTGTATGCTGACAGAGGGAGAACTACAGCATGTCAGCACACTGACTGTCCAGGCCTTCTTACTGGGTGTCCCATGCAGCTCCCCAGGCAAGGTCTGTCTAGGCAGAACAATGACCGTCCCCATCGAAGGGCAGCCTGTGCTCCACTCTGTCGTGTTTCCAGGTTTGCTGGTGGAGGCACCAGACATGCTTTCCCTCACAAATGTGGATAATCTGTCAGTCGGACTCCGCCTGGTGTTGTtcaatgtgtctctctctggggaTCTGGCTGGCCTGGGTGAGGGGACTGTGGAGGTGCAGCCAGGGGCTGATCCAGAGTCAGACGTCCTGGACCAGCTCCTGAAACTGGGGGAGCAGGCGGTGAAGGAGAACGTGGTCGTGTTTGCCTGTCAGAAGGTAATCCATCCAGTCCTGCAGCATTACCTCAGGAGACACAATGTCGTTGTGATAGAGAGACTAGGAGTCACACAAGTGGAGCCAATCCTTCAAATGACGG GTGCTCAGCCTGTATCCACGTTCTACTCTCCAATCCCACCTGGGGCCTACGGACAGGTGAAAGGTGTGACCGTAAAACAGTTTGGATCCAAACAGATGCTTCATCTGCTTCCTGTTGGGGAGCCGGTTGTCTGCACCATGGTCCTCTGCCACAGGAACGAAACCATGCTTAATGAGCTGAAG GTGGCGTGTGGGAAGGCAGAGCGGGTGCTGAGGCTAACCCTCAGAGAACCCTCTGCTCTCCTAGGAGGGGggtgcacagagacacacctggCAGCTCACATCAGACACAAG agccaggagggaggagcagagtcAGCGTGTGCAGTTGGGTGTTCTAATGCCGAGTATCTGCTGGGAATGCAGGCGTTCTGCTGCTCCCTGGAGTCTGTCGCCCGCTCGCTGGAGCACGAGGGTGGAGAATGCCTCATAGATCTGTCACATGCTCACCGCTGGACCGCTCCCAAAGATGAGGCCACCCAGGGCGGGTGGGGGTGCGTGGCCAGCGCCTGTGGGTGTGGCCTGCTGGAGAACAGGCCGGGGCTGGAGTGGACCCCCCTTAACTGCCACTACCTGGAGTTTCCCCCGGCAGGTGTGATTAGAAGGTCCACCGCCAAGCCTCGGCTGCTGGACTCTTTCACAGCCAAGCTCAATGCTCTGCAAGTTGCCGTGGAGACCGCTAATCTTGTGTTGGATATTAGGTATATCATTCAAGATGTAAACTAG